In a single window of the Clostridiales bacterium genome:
- a CDS encoding UDP-N-acetylmuramoyl-tripeptide--D-alanyl-D-alanine ligase has protein sequence MTEHYIILTISALAAVLAVLSSYQLVQHYQLCAYHIGEYYKNIKKSLILRLALESLITFVITFSLMSVFVTLGGHFGLLGLLAFIALMVTFSVSQFIKKYKTPLKITHRIIRFFIILTAVNFGFWFVIIRAFYFYVPALSYSIIGLAPITSYILCGIAAAIAAPMEAILQTKYIYLAKKKLAAMPNLKIIGITGSFGKTSVKFILQKFLEGRYKVCASPNSFNTPMGLCRSINQNLKPGDQIFIAEMGARKKGDITKLCGIAPPDIAVITAIGEQHMATFKNIDAVASAKYEIIQNLKPEGLAVFNLNSQKVIELCHKTKHDKIMVGNLIQDKDCFAHYSNPQTFNRGSRFSLTVDGKTIDCVTALLGLHNIGNITLAAALAYKLGVGLEDIAQKITELKPIPHRLQLIESGGGLTIIDDSFNANLEGAKAALDILKSFLQKKIVITAGLVDMGKFQRRANEELGRHIARAADWCIITGPNSLYIYDGLIKENFSIKRIRICDNLDQAVNVLNSIPGSKVALFQNDLPDNY, from the coding sequence ATGACTGAGCATTATATAATATTGACAATAAGCGCTTTGGCAGCTGTCTTGGCTGTTTTGTCCTCGTATCAACTGGTCCAGCATTATCAGTTATGCGCCTACCATATCGGCGAATATTACAAAAACATAAAAAAATCCCTGATTTTAAGGCTGGCGCTGGAGAGTTTAATTACATTTGTCATAACCTTTAGCTTAATGAGCGTCTTCGTTACATTGGGCGGGCATTTTGGCCTATTGGGGCTTTTAGCTTTTATAGCCTTAATGGTTACGTTTAGCGTATCGCAGTTTATCAAAAAATACAAAACCCCGCTAAAAATAACGCATAGGATTATAAGGTTTTTTATAATCTTAACGGCTGTCAATTTTGGTTTTTGGTTTGTGATTATACGCGCCTTTTATTTTTATGTCCCCGCGCTAAGTTATTCTATTATAGGGCTTGCGCCTATAACGAGCTATATCTTGTGCGGTATAGCCGCGGCGATAGCGGCGCCTATGGAAGCTATTTTACAGACCAAATACATATATCTAGCCAAAAAAAAGCTGGCCGCGATGCCTAATTTAAAAATCATAGGCATTACGGGCAGCTTCGGCAAAACCAGCGTAAAATTTATTTTGCAAAAATTTTTGGAAGGGCGCTATAAAGTATGCGCGAGCCCCAACAGCTTTAACACGCCTATGGGCCTTTGCCGCAGCATCAACCAAAACCTAAAGCCCGGCGACCAAATCTTTATAGCCGAGATGGGCGCAAGAAAAAAGGGCGATATAACCAAACTTTGCGGCATCGCCCCGCCCGATATAGCCGTAATCACGGCGATAGGCGAGCAACATATGGCGACTTTTAAAAACATTGACGCCGTAGCCAGCGCCAAATACGAGATTATCCAAAACCTAAAACCCGAAGGCCTCGCGGTATTTAACCTCAATAGCCAAAAAGTCATAGAGTTATGCCATAAGACCAAGCACGACAAGATAATGGTCGGCAACCTTATTCAAGATAAAGATTGCTTCGCGCATTATTCCAACCCCCAAACCTTTAACCGCGGCAGCAGGTTTTCGCTTACGGTAGACGGCAAGACAATTGACTGCGTCACGGCGCTTTTGGGCTTGCACAATATCGGCAATATAACGCTCGCGGCGGCTTTGGCGTATAAATTGGGCGTAGGCTTGGAGGACATCGCCCAAAAAATTACCGAGCTAAAGCCTATACCGCACAGGCTGCAGCTCATTGAGTCGGGCGGCGGCTTGACTATTATTGACGACTCTTTCAACGCCAATCTAGAGGGCGCTAAAGCCGCTTTGGATATTTTAAAGTCCTTCTTGCAAAAAAAGATAGTCATCACGGCGGGGCTTGTGGATATGGGCAAATTTCAAAGGCGCGCAAACGAAGAATTAGGAAGGCATATAGCGCGCGCGGCGGATTGGTGCATAATCACAGGCCCAAACTCATTATATATATATGACGGGCTTATAAAAGAAAACTTCAGCATAAAACGCATAAGGATATGCGACAACCTTGATCAAGCTGTCAATGTCCTAAACTCAATCCCGGGCAGCAAGGTGGCGCTGTTCCAAAACGATTTGCCCGATAATTATTAA